Within the Bacillus sp. 2205SS5-2 genome, the region GCATTCAAATAAAAAGAATGAGTAACAGTGCGGAGCCATACTTCGCTCACAACTGAACTCATTCCCTTGTCCGGTTTTTAGGTTTTGAGAAAAAGAGAGTTGGATTTTCTCTATATAATCACTGTAAATGACGAGGAGCCAAAATTTATCGACCGTCGTTGGATGAATATCACGAGTTTATTTACGTGTTGGCATGATTCTAGTGTCTAATGATGGTAGAGTTTCAATCGTTTCTCAATGACTCTCTTCAATGTTCATTAACAAGAGAGTCACGGAAAAATAGTTCCCCTTTTTGTTCTACTCTAGTAATTCCACTCATATTAATTACTAGATAAAAGAAAGCAAGGGGTGGAAGAAGTGAAGAGTGAGATTGAACAGGCTTTAAGAATAAAAAGCTCAGCCCTAGATGTGATCGAAGTACTTGTAAAAGAAGACCATCCTGCAACACAAGAACAATTAAAGTATGCACTTGAGCTGATGTCGCGATGTTTGTGTGATTTAGTCAATGTATACACGCATGTAAGTGAAGATCATCATGCGGTATTAAAAGGAGCTATCACCAAATCAAAAATTTGCTCCAATCTTATCAACCTCAATTTGAAGGTAACAAAAAAGGTGTAGCGAATGCGCTATACTTTTTTGTAAAGATAAGAAAGTATAAAAATTTTGGAGTTAGATGAGTGTCTAGCTCCAGGCGCCATCAGCTCTACGGTCATAAGCCAATCCGCCCAAAAGGTCAAAGGGCGACCTTTCAGTCGGCTCGTCTTATGCTTGTCGCTGATAAGCGGGCGCCTTGCGCTTTTCTTATTGAGTAGTCAAATATATGGGGAATAGAAAAGTAAGCGATTACAAAAGTGAAATATGTAAACATAAGATGACAACTTTGCGAAATACTAAAAAAAAGCGGGTTTTCTAATTGAATAACAGATAAAAGCATGATATTGTTTTTAATTGAAAAGTACTTCACAAAGTCAGATTAATGAAGAGAGTGTAGAGTCGCTTTTTTAATTTACATGACGTAGTGAAGGATAAAAAAGGAGAGATATTTAATATGACTCAAAAACAATTTACAATTACAGCTGATACAGGCATTCATGCACGTCCCGCAACACTATTAGTTCAAACTGCAAGTAAGTTTGATTCTGAAGTTCACTTAGAGTATAAAGGCAAAAAAGTAAACTTGAAATCCATTATGGGTGTTATGTCTCTTGGGGTTGGAAAAGGCGGAGAAATCACAATTATTACTGAAGGAAATGATGAGCAGGAGGCATTAAATAGTCTAGATGAGACGTTGCGCAAAGAAGGTTTGGCAGAGTAATGTCAACAGTTTTAAAAGGAATTGCCGCTTCTAGCGGGATAGCAATAGCTAAAGCATATCGTCTAGTCGAGCCAAATCTATCTTTTGAAAAAAAGACAGTTGAAAACCCAACAAATGAGGTTGCTCGATTTCAAGAAGCTATATCCACCTCAAAATCAGAGCTAGAAGCCATCAAAGAGGCTGCTAGAATTGATCTTGGAGAGGATAAAGCAGCAATCTTTGAAGCACACTTGCTCGTCTTAAGTGACCCAGAGTTGATTGGACCGATTGAAGATCAAATTAAAAGCCAAAGTATGAACGCGGAAAGTTCATTGAAGGAAACAGCAGATATGTTTATATCTATGTTTGAAAGCATGGATAATGAATACATGAAAGAACGTGCTGCAGATATTCGTGATGTGACGAAGCGTGTTCTCTCTCACTTATTGGGCGTTCAGATTGTCAATCCAAGCATGATTTCCGAAGAAGTGATTGTTGTTGCACAAGATTTAACACCATCGGATACCGCTCAATTAAACAAAAAATTTGTAAAAGGGTTTACAACGGATATCGGTGGACGAACATCTCACTCTGCTATCATGGCTCGTTCATTGGAAATTCCAGCCGTAGTTGGAACAAAAAACGCAACCTCTGAAATCCAAAATGGAGACATCATTATCATCGATGGTTTAAATGGGGAAGTACATATCAACCCGACGGCTGAAATTGTTTCAAAATATGAAGAGATGAACGAAGTATATGAAGGACAAAAAGCAGAGTGGGCGAAGCTGGTCAATGAAAAGACTATTACTGCTGACGGTCATCATGTTGAACTTGCAGCAAATATTGGTACACCGAATGACTTAGAAGGAGTTCAAAACAACGGTGGAGAAGCTGTTGGTTTGTATAGAACTGAATTTCTCTACATGGGTCGTGAAGAGCTACCAACAGAAGACGAACAATTTGAATCCTACAAGGCTGTTCTCGAAGGCATGGCAGGAAAACCGGTTGTGGTCAGAACGTTAGATATTGGTGGAGATAAAGAACTCTCTTATCTAAATTTACCACATGAGATGAATCCTTTCTTAGGCTATCGTGCCATTCGTTTATGTTTAGATCAACAAGATATATTCCGTACACAGCTAAGAGCTTTGTTACGCGCAAGTATTTATGGGAATCTTAAAATCATGTTCC harbors:
- a CDS encoding phosphocarrier protein HPr codes for the protein MTQKQFTITADTGIHARPATLLVQTASKFDSEVHLEYKGKKVNLKSIMGVMSLGVGKGGEITIITEGNDEQEALNSLDETLRKEGLAE
- the ptsP gene encoding phosphoenolpyruvate--protein phosphotransferase, whose product is MSTVLKGIAASSGIAIAKAYRLVEPNLSFEKKTVENPTNEVARFQEAISTSKSELEAIKEAARIDLGEDKAAIFEAHLLVLSDPELIGPIEDQIKSQSMNAESSLKETADMFISMFESMDNEYMKERAADIRDVTKRVLSHLLGVQIVNPSMISEEVIVVAQDLTPSDTAQLNKKFVKGFTTDIGGRTSHSAIMARSLEIPAVVGTKNATSEIQNGDIIIIDGLNGEVHINPTAEIVSKYEEMNEVYEGQKAEWAKLVNEKTITADGHHVELAANIGTPNDLEGVQNNGGEAVGLYRTEFLYMGREELPTEDEQFESYKAVLEGMAGKPVVVRTLDIGGDKELSYLNLPHEMNPFLGYRAIRLCLDQQDIFRTQLRALLRASIYGNLKIMFPMISNLDEFRQAKGILQEEQQKLVSEGVQVAEAIEVGIMVEIPSTAVMADLFAKEVDFFSIGTNDLIQYTMAADRMNERISYLYQPYNPAILRLVKMVIDAAHKEGKWTGMCGEMAGDEIAIPLLLGLGLDEFSMSATSILKARSQLRDLSKVEMEALAQNALQMHTNDEVIAEVKRVLEMV